In Odontesthes bonariensis isolate fOdoBon6 chromosome 9, fOdoBon6.hap1, whole genome shotgun sequence, the following proteins share a genomic window:
- the LOC142388279 gene encoding alpha-(1,3)-fucosyltransferase 4-like, translating into MGVWARWRPAGRSTVTSPRAARQPARSLRRRCFVRALKRICSSVSLSAVVFLLLLGVSMLYLSDQFQPSLSVEVSAVTLLIWTHPFGQHRKLPDCLESYQISGCTLTDDASAYLEADAVIIHHREIATGSAYLPLEPRPRAQKWVWLNYESPTHTPRLWLFEGVFNLTMSYRTDSDIFLPYGYLVPRARTAGGLQNAFARRLSRPSHSNRPRHRLAAWVISNWSGRQARVVLYYQLRRYIQIDVFGLAGRLLPRASGSVVRLAERYMFYLALENSQHTDYITEKLWNAVMAGAVPVVLGPSRQNYERFLPPEAFIHVDDFPTVQDLARYLLMLRRNPVRMRRHLDWRGSYSLHQPAFWDEHYCTACRAVRRTRGKTDVVKDLTRWFYS; encoded by the coding sequence ATGGGAGTTTGGGCTCGATGGAGACCAGCTGGCCGCTCTACAGTCACTTCTCCAAGAGCAGCCAGGCAGCCAGCTAGGTCCCTGCGGAGGAGATGTTTCGTGCGTGCTCTCAAACGAATCTGCTCCTCAGTGAGTTTGTCCGCCGTAGTTTTTTTGTTGCTCCTGGGAGTCAGCATGCTCTACCTTTCGGATCAGTTTCAACCGTCTCTTTCTGTGGAGGTGAGCGCCGTGACGCTGTTGATATGGACTCATCCGTTCGGTCAGCATCGCAAACTTCCGGACTGCTTGGAATCGTATCAGATCAGTGGGTGCACGCTCACCGACGACGCAAGCGCGTACCTCGAGGCTGACGCTGTGATCATTCACCACCGGGAGATTGCCACCGGTTCCGCGTATCTTCCACTCGAACCCCGGCCACGTGCGCAAAAGTGGGTATGGTTAAACTACGAGTCACCCACGCACACCCCCAGACTGTGGCTCTTCGAGGGCGTGTTCAACCTCACAATGAGCTACAGAACTGACTCCGACATATTCTTGCCGTACGGATACCTGGTCCCCCGTGCGCGCACAGCTGGGGGTCTCCAAAACGCTTTTGCGCGCCGGCTCTCCAGACCCTCCCATTCAAACCGCCCCCGGCACCGCCTCGCTGCCTGGGTCATCAGCAACTGGTCAGGGAGACAAGCGCGCGTGGTTCTCTACTACCAGCTCCGCAGGTACATTCAGATTGATGTGTTCGGGCTCGCGGGCCGACTATTGCCACGAGCCAGTGGCAGCGTTGTGCGGCTGGCCGAGCGGTACATGTTCTACCTGGCGCTGGAGAACTCGCAGCACACCGACTACATAACGGAGAAGCTGTGGAACGCAGTGATGGCCGGTGCTGTACCTGTGGTGCTGGGTCCGTCCAGACAGAACTATGAGCGTTTCCTGCCCCCCGAGGCATTCATCCACGTGGACGACTTCCCCACAGTGCAGGACCTGGCCCGATACCTTCTGATGCTGAGGCGCAACCCGGTCCGGATGAGGCGGCACCTGGACTGGAGGGGGAGCTACAGTTTACACCAGCCGGCCTTCTGGGATGAACATTACTGTACGGCCTGTAGGGCGGTGAGGAGGACCAGAGGAAAAACTGATGTGGTGAAGGACCTGACGCGGTGGTTTTACTCCTGA